A genomic window from Streptomyces mirabilis includes:
- a CDS encoding IclR family transcriptional regulator gives MAGPVQSIERAAAILRLLAGGPRRLGLGEVAASLGLAKGTAHGILRTLQHVDFVEQDASTGKYQLGAALLHLGTSYLDINELRSRSINWADALAARSGEAVRLGTPFEGQVLVIHHVFRPDDTLQTLDVGSLLPLHASSLGKVLLAYGTASLESASEAGLEAYTRHTLVAPEKLTRALAGVREVGWAAEIQEMSMGEAGIASPIRGHGGLVVGAVGLSGPVERICDSHGRPRPNLITLLREAARAISRDLGAAR, from the coding sequence ATGGCCGGCCCAGTCCAGTCGATCGAACGGGCGGCGGCGATCTTGCGTCTGCTCGCTGGTGGGCCCCGTCGACTCGGGCTCGGCGAGGTGGCGGCCTCGCTCGGGCTGGCGAAGGGCACGGCGCACGGCATTCTCCGCACCCTCCAGCACGTGGATTTCGTGGAGCAGGACGCGTCGACGGGAAAGTACCAGCTCGGCGCGGCGCTGCTGCACCTCGGCACGAGCTACCTCGACATCAATGAGCTGCGGTCGCGCTCCATCAACTGGGCCGATGCCCTGGCCGCCCGTAGTGGGGAAGCGGTCCGCCTGGGCACCCCCTTCGAGGGCCAGGTCCTCGTGATCCATCACGTGTTCCGGCCGGACGACACCCTCCAGACCCTGGACGTGGGTTCACTGCTGCCTCTGCACGCCTCCTCGCTCGGCAAGGTGCTGCTGGCGTACGGAACCGCGTCCCTGGAGTCGGCCTCGGAAGCCGGGCTGGAGGCCTACACCCGGCACACCCTGGTCGCACCGGAGAAACTCACCCGCGCGCTCGCCGGGGTCCGGGAAGTCGGCTGGGCCGCGGAGATCCAGGAGATGAGCATGGGGGAGGCCGGTATCGCCTCGCCGATCCGCGGGCACGGCGGCCTCGTCGTGGGCGCCGTCGGCCTCTCCGGCCCGGTCGAGAGGATCTGCGACAGCCACGGCCGTCCCCGGCCGAACCTGATCACCCTGCTTCGCGAGGCCGCACGGGCGATCTCCAGAGATCTGGGAGCAGCACGCTAG